From the Maioricimonas rarisocia genome, one window contains:
- the lepA gene encoding translation elongation factor 4, producing MNPEFVRNFSIVAHIDHGKSTLADQLLLQSGAITEREFKEQLLDDLSIERDRGITVKARAVALHYDIDGQTYELNLIDTPGHVDFHYEVSRSLAACEGALLLVDAFQGVQAQTVANAYAAIEGDLEVIPVVNKIDLPVTRIDEVLEEVETILGLDPDDALKVSAKQGTGVESVFRAIVDRIPAPSGSPDAPLRALVFDSKYDPYRGVITYFRIVDGSIRKGDKIRFMKGATVHEVVELGQFRPDMRACDELGVGQVGYVVTGVKELGNVHVGDTITQAGNQAKTALPGYKEPQQMVFCGMYPIDATDFEKLREELEKLSLNDASFSFSPETSDALGFGFRCGFLGMLHMEIIQQRLEREADVGLIQTAPNVTYEIKARGEEEVLLIDNPVDVPDAGQIDEFREPIARVTFILPSSNIGTIMQLCEDRRGTYKNTEYLGPDRAQLTYELPLAEIIYDMHDKLKSATRGYGTMDYEVIGFRAADLVKMDILVKGQLVEALSTIVHRDFAERRGRGLVKKLKQEISKHQFEVALQAAIGTRVIARETISALRKNVTAKCYGGDITRKRKLLEKQKEGKKRMKQFGQVEIPQKAFLSVLEASNED from the coding sequence ATGAATCCGGAATTTGTCCGCAACTTTTCGATCGTCGCTCACATTGACCACGGCAAAAGCACGCTGGCCGACCAGTTGCTGCTGCAGTCGGGGGCGATCACCGAGCGCGAATTCAAGGAACAGCTTCTCGACGATCTGTCCATCGAGCGGGACCGGGGCATTACGGTCAAGGCTCGTGCAGTTGCGCTCCACTATGACATCGACGGGCAGACGTACGAACTGAATCTGATCGACACGCCCGGCCACGTCGATTTCCATTACGAAGTCTCCCGCAGTCTTGCTGCCTGCGAGGGGGCGTTGCTGCTGGTGGACGCGTTTCAGGGGGTGCAGGCCCAGACCGTGGCCAATGCCTACGCGGCGATCGAGGGGGACCTCGAAGTCATTCCGGTCGTCAACAAGATCGACCTGCCAGTCACCCGCATCGACGAGGTGCTGGAAGAAGTCGAGACTATTCTGGGCCTCGATCCGGATGACGCCCTGAAGGTGAGCGCGAAGCAGGGAACCGGGGTGGAGAGCGTCTTCCGGGCGATTGTGGACCGCATTCCTGCCCCGAGTGGATCGCCGGACGCCCCGCTCAGGGCCCTCGTTTTCGACAGCAAGTACGACCCGTATCGCGGCGTGATTACGTACTTCCGGATCGTCGACGGCTCGATCCGCAAAGGGGACAAGATCCGCTTCATGAAGGGGGCGACGGTCCATGAAGTGGTCGAACTCGGCCAGTTTCGCCCCGACATGAGAGCCTGCGACGAACTTGGCGTCGGGCAGGTGGGATACGTCGTGACCGGAGTGAAGGAGCTTGGCAACGTTCACGTGGGGGACACGATCACCCAGGCCGGCAACCAGGCCAAGACCGCCCTGCCCGGCTACAAGGAGCCGCAGCAGATGGTTTTCTGCGGCATGTACCCCATCGACGCGACCGACTTCGAGAAGCTGCGGGAAGAGCTGGAGAAGCTGAGCCTGAACGACGCGAGCTTCTCGTTCAGTCCCGAGACGAGCGACGCACTGGGCTTCGGGTTCCGGTGCGGGTTCCTGGGCATGCTGCACATGGAGATCATCCAGCAGCGGCTCGAGCGGGAGGCGGACGTCGGCCTGATCCAGACGGCTCCCAACGTGACGTACGAGATCAAGGCCCGCGGCGAGGAAGAGGTCCTGCTGATCGACAATCCGGTCGACGTGCCGGATGCGGGCCAGATTGACGAGTTCCGCGAGCCGATTGCCCGCGTGACGTTCATTCTGCCGTCGTCGAACATCGGCACGATCATGCAGCTGTGCGAAGACCGTCGGGGAACGTACAAGAATACCGAGTACCTTGGCCCCGACCGGGCGCAGCTGACCTACGAGTTGCCTCTGGCGGAGATCATCTATGACATGCACGACAAGCTGAAGAGTGCCACGCGAGGCTACGGCACAATGGACTACGAAGTCATTGGCTTCCGTGCTGCCGATCTCGTGAAGATGGACATCCTCGTGAAGGGACAGCTTGTGGAGGCGCTGTCGACAATCGTGCACCGTGACTTCGCCGAACGCCGCGGGCGTGGCCTGGTCAAGAAGCTCAAGCAGGAGATCTCCAAGCACCAGTTCGAGGTTGCCCTGCAGGCAGCGATCGGCACGCGCGTGATTGCCCGGGAAACGATTTCTGCTCTGCGGAAGAACGTGACCGCCAAGTGCTATGGTGGTGACATCACACGAAAGCGGAAGCTGCTCGAGAAGCAGAAAGAGGGCAAGAAGCGGATGAAGCAGTTCGGCCAGGTCGAGATTCCGCAGAAGGCCTTTCTGTCGGTGCTCGAAGCCAGCAACGAGGACTGA
- a CDS encoding DUF1501 domain-containing protein, with amino-acid sequence MPEHSLRPVPDISRREWLRLGGIGLGGLTLADLLASTSHAGTGTGGNGRAKSVIMVCLLGGPGQHETWDPKPHAPEEVRGEFGTIPSAVPGINVGELMPLTAAHTDKTAIFRAVVTDDNAHSSSGYQMLTGVPHVPMNQENATPKFPNRHPNIGGVVRHLQPTVNGIPSAVQLPLHIFNDGMITWPGQDAGWLGRQADPWLLECDPSADDFHIPDLQLQEGLAATRMQKRRALRSQISATFEELNASRRLDDFDDQTRLAYGLLTSPESQKAFAVSDEPPARRDRYGRTRFGQSLLLARRLVEAGVRLVQVNWTRLPGKPNNGTWDTHGVHAKSMKEWLMPIMDQAYSALLEDLSERGLLDETLVFWMGEFGRTPRVNRRAGRDHWGRCFSVALAGGGVKGGQVIGASDAQAAYPESGLVRPHDLTATLFHTLGFAPGTEVHDTLGRPLPISRGHVISELF; translated from the coding sequence ATGCCCGAACACTCGCTTCGTCCCGTTCCTGACATTTCCCGCCGCGAATGGCTCCGCCTGGGCGGGATCGGACTGGGCGGACTGACGCTCGCTGATCTTCTGGCGTCCACGTCACACGCCGGCACCGGCACCGGCGGCAACGGCCGGGCCAAATCTGTCATCATGGTCTGCCTGCTCGGCGGTCCGGGACAGCACGAAACCTGGGATCCCAAACCACACGCTCCCGAGGAGGTCCGCGGCGAATTCGGCACGATCCCCTCCGCTGTCCCCGGGATCAACGTCGGCGAACTGATGCCCCTCACCGCCGCTCACACCGACAAGACCGCCATCTTCAGGGCCGTCGTCACCGACGACAACGCCCACTCCTCCAGCGGCTACCAGATGCTCACCGGCGTGCCCCACGTTCCCATGAATCAGGAGAACGCCACGCCGAAGTTCCCCAACCGCCATCCGAACATCGGCGGCGTCGTCCGGCACCTGCAGCCAACGGTCAACGGCATCCCGTCCGCAGTGCAGTTGCCGCTGCACATCTTCAACGACGGCATGATCACCTGGCCGGGGCAGGACGCCGGCTGGCTCGGTCGACAGGCCGACCCGTGGCTGCTCGAGTGCGATCCCTCCGCTGACGATTTCCACATCCCGGACCTGCAGCTCCAGGAGGGGCTGGCCGCCACACGCATGCAGAAGCGACGCGCGCTCCGTTCGCAGATCAGTGCAACGTTCGAAGAGCTCAACGCCTCACGTCGCCTCGACGACTTCGACGATCAGACGCGGCTCGCCTACGGTTTGCTCACCTCGCCCGAATCACAAAAAGCCTTCGCAGTCAGCGACGAACCGCCCGCCCGCCGCGACCGCTACGGACGCACGCGGTTCGGTCAGAGTCTGCTGCTCGCGCGACGACTGGTCGAAGCCGGCGTTCGCCTCGTGCAGGTCAACTGGACGCGGCTGCCGGGCAAACCGAACAACGGCACCTGGGACACACACGGCGTGCATGCAAAGTCCATGAAGGAATGGCTCATGCCGATCATGGACCAGGCGTACTCCGCGCTGCTCGAAGACCTCAGCGAGCGGGGCCTGCTGGACGAGACGCTGGTCTTCTGGATGGGCGAATTCGGTCGCACGCCACGCGTCAACCGGCGCGCCGGCCGGGATCACTGGGGCCGCTGCTTCTCCGTCGCGCTCGCCGGAGGCGGCGTTAAAGGAGGGCAGGTGATCGGCGCCTCCGATGCGCAGGCCGCCTATCCGGAATCGGGGCTGGTCCGCCCGCACGACCTGACGGCGACGCTGTTCCACACGCTCGGTTTCGCGCCGGGGACGGAGGTCCACGACACGCTGGGACGCCCGTTGCCGATCAGCCGCGGACACGTCATCAGCGAACTGTTCTGA
- a CDS encoding sulfite oxidase-like oxidoreductase, which translates to MSVEQDPKYQTGEPATPANLPQDVIVSPDTRRDQRIPPGQTRTKKWPVLHYGHVPFIDRDKWRLEITGLVERPLRFNWDEFRQLPRVKVFSDFHCVTRWSRLGNLWEGVATRHLMELAGIRPDATHVVAQGYDSGWTTNLPLDEFLAEDALLVDLHDGQPLDADHGGPVRLVVPQLYAWKSAKWLKKIELVDQDQPGYWEQLGYHDHGDPWTEERFRDELGRRPDPE; encoded by the coding sequence ATGTCCGTCGAACAGGATCCGAAGTACCAGACCGGCGAGCCCGCGACGCCCGCCAACCTGCCGCAGGACGTCATTGTCAGCCCCGATACCCGCCGCGATCAACGGATACCGCCGGGGCAGACCCGCACAAAGAAGTGGCCCGTCCTGCACTACGGCCACGTCCCCTTCATTGACCGCGACAAATGGCGGCTCGAAATCACCGGCCTGGTTGAGCGACCGCTCCGCTTCAACTGGGACGAATTTCGGCAACTTCCGCGCGTGAAGGTCTTCTCCGACTTCCACTGCGTCACCCGCTGGTCACGGCTGGGCAACCTCTGGGAGGGGGTCGCCACCCGCCACCTCATGGAACTGGCAGGAATTCGCCCCGACGCCACCCACGTCGTCGCACAGGGCTACGACTCCGGCTGGACCACCAATCTCCCCCTCGACGAGTTCCTCGCCGAAGATGCCCTCCTCGTCGACCTGCATGACGGCCAGCCGCTCGATGCCGATCACGGCGGCCCGGTCCGACTCGTCGTCCCGCAGCTCTACGCGTGGAAGAGCGCCAAGTGGCTCAAGAAAATCGAACTGGTCGACCAGGACCAGCCCGGCTACTGGGAGCAACTCGGCTATCACGATCACGGCGATCCCTGGACCGAAGAGCGCTTTCGCGACGAGCTCGGCCGGCGACCTGACCCGGAGTGA
- the secA gene encoding preprotein translocase subunit SecA: MDFFDRLGDFFNAVTAFVEGLIRRFFGSSNEREIRRIGFVREKDGSTTVIPGSTLDRIRDLEPEFEKQSDSELKETAGRLRAKLADGKTVDDILPEAFAATREAGRRYLQMRHYDVQMVGGYILHTGRIAEMVTGEGKTLVATLPCALNAMAGHVHVVTVNDYLARRDMEWMAPIYMGLGLTVDAIQSSMKPWERRPSYEKDITYGTNNEFGFDYLRDNMKVRREDQVQGPLDFAIVDEIDNILIDEARTPLIISGPAYDDITKYPKADRIARQLVRGEHFEVKEKEHTCHLTDEGIRKAEELAGVESFYTAGNMEWPHLIDNALKAHYLYKRDVNYVVENGEVVIVDEHTGRKMPGRQWSDGLHQAAEAKEGVRIKEVSQTLATITLQNYFKLYNKLCGMTGTAMTEANEFYKIYGLDVVAVPTNRPMQRINYPDVIFRSEQEKWQAVVDEIREVHETGRPILVGTVSIEKSERIANMLSKYGIKHAVLNAKFHEREAEIVAQAGRLGGVTIATNMAGRGTDIILGGNPEHMAWEELHQTYESRLEVPKSEWDRKSDEIAEREGMKAEGRKVAEVGGLHVIGTERHDARRIDLQLRGRAGRQGDPGSSRFFLSLEDDLMRIFAGETVKNILTRLGMQEGEAIESGMVTRQIEKAQRRVEERHFEARKNLLEYDEVMDHQRKEVYSYRQQILDGANCRELILHMIDRQVERWTRHFLAPRYRWDACASWASKQMGIHVDWQDIRDMDKEQMVEFLTEEAHRQAEDLVAEQLDENLPDDVEQRDWNWQTLASWANRHFGLNVNDRELKKVGRPDGEEEYDRDAIHRYLSERAREAINRTDFSPLDTLLADDFNVRTLCGWARHQYGLEITPEEIGTYEEIEEPIELLRERVRQLYREQEIKFPVAVGMTRFMGGQGQHSDRDGLIRWASDRFHTQLSEEDFKEKERPQVEELLLGRSRSYLPDEERVVDQVDQYLSRAYHETETNGNGVDDNEALQELIAFANREFAASLDVEDLKPLDRENARQTVLQCFDKRYRPELGQAERALLLEVLDTAWKEHLYYMDHLRQGIGLVGYAQKDPKVEYKREGMKAFESMWDRIGEQVTSAIFRLEKESPQFVGSLWEITSTTHAEATPAAQEYQEQPPQQQQESNQLEPGQEPVAVEPIRNRQEKVGRNDPCPCGSGKKYKKCHGANM, translated from the coding sequence ATGGATTTCTTCGATCGTCTCGGCGACTTCTTCAACGCGGTCACTGCGTTTGTCGAGGGTCTGATTCGCCGCTTCTTCGGTTCCTCGAACGAACGCGAGATCCGCCGGATCGGATTCGTCCGTGAGAAGGATGGCTCGACCACCGTCATTCCCGGGTCGACGCTGGACCGCATCCGCGATCTCGAGCCGGAGTTCGAGAAACAGTCGGACAGTGAACTGAAAGAGACAGCCGGCCGCCTACGTGCGAAACTGGCGGACGGCAAGACGGTCGACGACATACTGCCCGAAGCGTTCGCCGCCACACGCGAAGCGGGACGACGCTATCTGCAGATGCGTCATTACGACGTGCAGATGGTGGGTGGCTACATTCTGCATACCGGTCGCATCGCGGAGATGGTGACCGGTGAAGGTAAGACGCTGGTCGCCACCCTGCCCTGTGCGCTCAACGCGATGGCCGGGCATGTGCACGTCGTTACGGTGAACGACTACCTGGCCCGTCGTGACATGGAGTGGATGGCTCCGATTTACATGGGGCTGGGGCTGACGGTCGATGCGATCCAGTCGTCGATGAAGCCGTGGGAACGGCGGCCGTCGTACGAGAAGGACATCACCTACGGCACCAACAACGAGTTCGGTTTCGACTACCTGCGCGACAACATGAAGGTGCGTCGCGAGGACCAGGTGCAGGGGCCGCTGGACTTCGCGATCGTCGACGAAATCGACAACATCCTCATCGACGAAGCCCGGACGCCTTTGATCATCTCGGGCCCGGCGTACGACGACATCACGAAGTATCCGAAGGCGGACCGGATTGCCCGGCAGCTCGTGCGGGGTGAGCACTTCGAGGTGAAGGAGAAGGAACATACCTGTCACCTGACCGACGAGGGAATCCGGAAGGCGGAAGAACTGGCGGGCGTGGAAAGCTTCTACACCGCCGGCAACATGGAGTGGCCGCACCTGATCGACAACGCCCTGAAGGCGCACTACCTCTACAAGCGGGACGTCAACTACGTCGTCGAGAACGGCGAAGTGGTGATCGTCGATGAGCACACCGGTCGCAAGATGCCGGGCCGGCAGTGGAGCGACGGTCTGCACCAGGCGGCCGAAGCGAAAGAAGGCGTTCGCATCAAGGAGGTCTCGCAGACGCTCGCGACGATCACGCTGCAGAACTACTTCAAGCTGTACAACAAGCTGTGCGGCATGACCGGTACGGCCATGACCGAGGCGAACGAGTTCTACAAGATCTACGGACTCGACGTCGTTGCCGTCCCGACCAACCGGCCGATGCAGCGGATCAACTACCCGGACGTCATCTTCCGCAGTGAGCAAGAGAAGTGGCAGGCGGTTGTCGACGAGATCCGCGAAGTGCACGAGACGGGGCGGCCGATTCTGGTCGGTACGGTCTCGATCGAGAAGAGCGAGCGGATCGCCAACATGCTCAGCAAGTACGGCATCAAGCATGCCGTGCTGAACGCCAAGTTCCACGAGCGTGAGGCGGAGATCGTCGCGCAGGCCGGTCGACTCGGCGGAGTCACGATCGCCACGAACATGGCCGGTCGTGGTACCGACATCATTCTGGGTGGTAACCCCGAGCACATGGCTTGGGAAGAGCTGCATCAGACCTACGAATCGCGGCTGGAAGTTCCGAAGTCGGAGTGGGATCGCAAGTCGGACGAGATCGCCGAGCGTGAAGGAATGAAGGCCGAAGGCCGCAAGGTGGCCGAGGTGGGTGGTCTGCACGTGATCGGTACCGAACGACACGATGCCCGCCGCATCGACCTGCAGCTTCGTGGTCGTGCCGGCCGTCAGGGAGATCCCGGTTCGAGCCGGTTCTTCCTGTCGCTGGAAGACGACCTGATGCGGATCTTCGCCGGCGAGACGGTGAAGAACATCCTCACCCGCCTGGGCATGCAGGAAGGGGAAGCGATCGAGAGCGGGATGGTGACCCGTCAGATCGAGAAGGCTCAGCGACGCGTTGAAGAGCGTCACTTCGAGGCGCGCAAGAACCTGCTCGAATACGACGAGGTGATGGACCATCAGCGGAAGGAGGTCTACAGCTATCGTCAGCAGATCCTGGACGGTGCCAACTGCCGCGAGCTGATTCTTCACATGATCGACCGGCAGGTCGAGCGCTGGACGCGTCACTTCCTGGCTCCGCGTTACCGATGGGATGCGTGTGCGAGCTGGGCGAGCAAGCAGATGGGGATCCATGTCGACTGGCAGGACATCCGCGACATGGACAAGGAGCAGATGGTCGAGTTCCTCACCGAGGAAGCGCATCGGCAGGCAGAAGACCTCGTCGCCGAGCAGCTTGACGAGAATCTGCCGGATGACGTCGAGCAGCGGGACTGGAACTGGCAGACGCTGGCGAGCTGGGCGAACCGTCATTTCGGTCTGAACGTTAACGATCGCGAGCTGAAGAAGGTCGGTCGCCCGGACGGCGAAGAAGAGTACGACCGGGACGCGATTCACCGTTACCTGAGCGAGCGGGCTCGGGAAGCCATCAACCGGACCGACTTCAGTCCGCTCGATACGCTGCTTGCTGACGACTTCAACGTGCGAACGCTGTGCGGCTGGGCCCGGCATCAGTACGGGCTGGAGATCACGCCGGAAGAGATCGGCACGTATGAGGAAATCGAGGAGCCGATCGAACTGCTTCGGGAACGGGTCCGCCAGCTTTATCGCGAGCAGGAGATCAAGTTCCCTGTCGCGGTCGGCATGACCCGCTTCATGGGTGGTCAGGGGCAGCATTCGGACCGGGACGGTCTGATCCGCTGGGCTTCGGACCGGTTCCACACGCAGTTGAGCGAAGAGGACTTCAAGGAGAAAGAACGTCCGCAGGTCGAGGAACTGCTGCTCGGCCGCAGCCGCTCGTACCTGCCGGATGAGGAACGGGTCGTCGACCAGGTCGACCAATACCTCAGTCGTGCCTATCACGAGACCGAAACGAACGGCAACGGCGTCGACGACAACGAGGCGCTGCAGGAGTTGATTGCCTTCGCGAATCGCGAGTTTGCCGCCAGCCTGGACGTCGAGGACCTCAAGCCGCTCGATCGCGAGAACGCCCGTCAGACGGTGCTGCAGTGCTTCGACAAACGGTACCGTCCCGAGCTGGGGCAGGCCGAGCGGGCCCTGTTGCTGGAAGTGCTCGATACCGCGTGGAAAGAGCACCTGTACTACATGGACCATCTGCGGCAGGGGATCGGCCTTGTCGGTTACGCCCAGAAGGATCCGAAGGTCGAGTACAAGCGGGAGGGGATGAAAGCCTTCGAGTCGATGTGGGACCGCATCGGCGAGCAGGTGACCAGTGCGATCTTCCGGCTGGAGAAGGAGAGCCCGCAGTTCGTCGGTTCGCTGTGGGAGATCACGTCGACCACGCACGCCGAAGCGACGCCGGCAGCCCAGGAGTACCAGGAGCAGCCGCCGCAGCAGCAGCAGGAGTCGAATCAGCTCGAACCGGGGCAGGAACCTGTCGCCGTCGAACCGATCCGGAACCGACAGGAGAAGGTCGGCCGCAACGATCCCTGCCCGTGTGGCTCCGGCAAGAAGTACAAGAAGTGCCACGGGGCGAATATGTGA
- a CDS encoding asparagine synthase-related protein, with the protein MHQTAPVERVVNLLDPAGNVLLNMSVEEAVERVGSGDPERVRQIDGQFALMHKEGIRIRMARSIGRPMRYFLAKRAEGPCLVIAERIDAIRDFLRSEDLDGQFHPSYTRMVPAHHIVELNLVGCPDPNPQNTRFLAPERNRLGSDVDEIGRAYIGAVAEEVDRWLDRIEPDAPIGVLFSGGIDSGAVFLTVYHCLLKRGESPSRLKAFCLTVEGQSADAEQARRFLEELDLGMFLETVDVPLDALDYREAIRVVEDYKPLDVQAATVALALCRGIRERYPDWKYLVDGDGGDENLKDYPIEENPELTIRSVLNNLMLYHEGWGVDAVKHSLTYSGGQSRGHVRTFAPARTLGFSGFSPYALPNVIEVAEGIPFIELTDWDHDRLYALKGEVVRRGVEAVTGITMPVFEKRRFQNGAVDGRTFEDVFPSDEREYRRAFAALYE; encoded by the coding sequence ATGCATCAGACTGCGCCCGTCGAACGGGTGGTCAATCTGCTTGACCCCGCTGGCAATGTGTTGCTCAACATGTCCGTCGAGGAAGCCGTCGAGCGTGTCGGCTCCGGCGATCCCGAGCGCGTCCGGCAGATCGATGGTCAGTTCGCTCTGATGCACAAGGAAGGGATCCGCATTCGCATGGCCCGTTCGATCGGGCGGCCGATGCGGTACTTTCTCGCCAAGCGGGCCGAGGGGCCGTGTCTGGTCATTGCCGAGCGAATCGACGCAATCCGGGACTTCCTCCGCAGTGAAGACCTCGACGGTCAGTTTCATCCGTCGTACACGCGGATGGTGCCGGCTCATCATATCGTCGAGCTGAATCTGGTTGGGTGTCCGGACCCGAACCCGCAGAACACCCGCTTCCTTGCACCCGAGCGGAACCGGCTCGGGAGCGATGTGGACGAGATCGGCCGGGCGTACATCGGTGCCGTCGCCGAGGAAGTCGATCGCTGGCTGGACCGGATCGAACCCGATGCGCCGATCGGCGTGCTGTTTTCCGGCGGGATCGACAGCGGCGCGGTTTTTCTGACCGTGTACCACTGCCTGCTGAAACGTGGGGAGTCGCCGTCGCGGCTGAAGGCGTTCTGCCTGACGGTGGAGGGGCAGTCGGCGGATGCGGAGCAGGCGCGGCGGTTTCTCGAAGAGCTGGATCTGGGGATGTTCCTGGAGACGGTCGATGTGCCGCTGGATGCGCTCGATTACCGCGAGGCCATTCGCGTCGTCGAGGACTACAAACCGCTCGACGTGCAGGCGGCGACCGTGGCGCTGGCGCTGTGCCGGGGAATCCGGGAGCGGTATCCGGACTGGAAGTACCTGGTGGACGGCGACGGCGGAGACGAGAACCTCAAGGATTATCCGATCGAGGAGAATCCAGAGCTGACAATCCGCAGCGTGCTGAACAACCTGATGCTGTACCACGAGGGATGGGGCGTCGATGCGGTCAAGCACTCGCTGACGTACTCGGGCGGTCAGAGTCGCGGTCACGTGCGGACGTTTGCACCGGCCCGGACGCTCGGCTTCAGTGGATTCAGCCCGTACGCGCTGCCGAACGTGATCGAAGTGGCCGAGGGAATTCCGTTCATCGAGCTGACTGACTGGGATCACGACCGGCTGTACGCCCTGAAGGGGGAAGTCGTACGGCGAGGCGTCGAAGCGGTGACAGGCATCACGATGCCGGTCTTCGAGAAACGCCGTTTCCAGAACGGTGCCGTCGACGGCCGTACGTTCGAGGACGTCTTCCCCTCGGACGAGCGGGAGTACCGGCGGGCGTTTGCCGCCCTGTATGAGTGA
- a CDS encoding radical SAM protein, with the protein MSAPLPRLTTAEILAARGAKNALDPYRPYAYLVEPEHAASGRVEDVATLFLTNRECPFRCLMCDLWKNTTDETVPVGAVPAQIDYALERLGPAQHIKLYNSGNFFDPRAIPREDHAAIAERVNGFETVIVENHPRFCSEACGDFQERIGTQLEVAIGLETIHPDVLPALNKQMTLDDYDRAVERLLADGIRVRTFILLRPPGLTEEEGLEWALKSVEHAFSIGVDCCAVIPTRAGNGIMEHLGRAGTFAPPSLSSLEAVLDAGLAMNRGRVFVDLWDIEQLYDCRECGPARAERLKRMNLSQTPLPRVACTCGAGR; encoded by the coding sequence ATGAGCGCTCCCCTGCCCCGCCTGACGACGGCGGAGATCCTTGCCGCCCGCGGCGCGAAGAACGCTCTCGATCCGTATCGGCCGTACGCGTATCTGGTTGAGCCGGAGCATGCGGCATCGGGACGCGTGGAGGACGTGGCGACACTGTTTCTGACGAACCGGGAGTGTCCCTTCCGGTGTCTGATGTGCGATCTGTGGAAGAACACCACGGACGAGACGGTGCCGGTGGGGGCGGTTCCAGCGCAAATCGACTACGCCCTGGAGCGGCTCGGTCCGGCACAGCACATCAAGCTGTACAACAGCGGGAACTTCTTCGATCCGCGGGCGATACCGCGGGAGGACCATGCGGCGATCGCCGAGCGGGTGAACGGGTTCGAGACGGTGATTGTGGAGAACCATCCGCGGTTCTGTTCGGAGGCATGCGGAGACTTCCAGGAGCGGATCGGCACACAGCTCGAGGTGGCGATCGGTCTGGAGACGATTCACCCGGACGTGCTGCCGGCGCTGAACAAGCAGATGACGCTGGACGATTACGACCGTGCCGTCGAGCGATTGCTGGCGGATGGCATCCGGGTGCGGACGTTCATCCTGCTCCGTCCACCGGGGCTGACGGAGGAGGAGGGGCTCGAATGGGCGCTGAAGTCGGTCGAGCATGCATTCTCGATCGGCGTCGACTGCTGTGCGGTGATTCCGACGCGGGCGGGAAACGGGATCATGGAACATCTGGGGCGGGCGGGGACGTTCGCGCCGCCGTCACTGAGTTCCCTGGAAGCCGTGCTGGACGCGGGGCTGGCGATGAACCGTGGCCGCGTATTCGTCGATCTGTGGGACATCGAGCAGCTCTATGACTGTCGGGAGTGCGGCCCGGCCCGTGCCGAACGTCTGAAGCGTATGAACCTGTCGCAGACTCCCCTGCCCCGTGTCGCCTGCACATGCGGAGCAGGACGATGA